A window of Candidatus Saccharimonadales bacterium genomic DNA:
GAGCGCTCAAGACGCCAATGCTGCCGGTACGGGGGAAAGCGGTTCAGGACTCAGCCAAAATCTTCGGATTCCCTTGTTGCCGATTTATGTCATGTTCTTCTTTGTGATTTCGACCTTTTGGCTGGGACGACGATATGAGGTCAGGCGGATTAAAAACGCCGTTCGAACAGGCAAAGCCGTCCAGCTCTAATACACTAGTATTTAGGAGACAGTATTTTTGGAAAAGGGATCGGTTCTGCCTTATTCCCAGATACAAATTCCTGTATACTTGCGCCTTGTTATGCGCGTATTTGTTGGTTTATCCGGCGGAGTCGATAGTTCCGTTACGGCGGCTTTATTAAAAGCGCAGGGACATCAAGTAACCGGGGTTTTTATGAAGAATTGGACTAAAAACATCGGCGGGGTGGTTTGTCCGTGGCGACAAGACATGCTAGACGCTAAACGTGTAGCCGTCCAGCTTGGGATTCCCTTTATAGTGTTTGATTTCCAGCGGGAATACAAGCAAAAAGTGGTGGACTATATGATTTCCGACTATAAAGCCGGCCGGACACCCAACCCGGACGTAATGTGTAATCAAGAAATAAAATTCAAGCTGTTTTTAGACACAGCCAGAGAAAATGGAGCCGACAAAATCGCCACTGGGCACTATGCTCGCGTTTCGCTAGAACAATCAACAACCAATAGCCAACAACCAAAAAGAGAGCGATTCGTGCTAAAAACAGGTGTTGATAAGAACAAGGACCAATCGTATTTTTTGTACCGGATGACGGAAAAAGCCTTAGCCAGGACGCTGCTGCCGATTGGCGAGCTGAGTAAACCTAAGGTCAGGGAAATTGCTAAAAAAAACCAACTGATTACCGCCCAGAAGCCAGACTCACAGGGTATTTGCTTTGTCGGCGAAGTCGGAATTGACGATTTTATTAAAGAGTTCGTACAGGTTAAACCGGGCCGGATAATTGATGTCGTCACGGGTAAAGTTATCGGCCAGCACGGCGGGGCCGTGCTGTATACGATTGGTCAAAGGCATGGCCTGAACATCGGCGGCGGCCTGCCATATTACGTTACCGCCACCGACGTCAGAAAAAATCTCGTATATGCTACTAAGCAGCTTGATAATGAACACCTCTGGCAAGCCCAAATTCAGTTGTCAGATACCCATTGGATAAACGAACCGCCCAAAGCCAAAGCCGGTTATAGCTGCCGGGTACGCTATCGCTCGAAACTTCTTAGTTGTCAGGTAAGAGCTATTAGGTCGGGGAGAGCTACGGTTATACTAAATCGAGCCGAACGAGCCATCACGCCCGGTCAGTCGGTAGTTATTTATGACAACGACGAAGTTTTGGGCGGCGGTATTATTAGTTAGCGCTCGTTGAGTCCTTGTCAAACGGTATTCGCTTTCGTAATTTGGTAGGGGCATTCTATAGAATGCCCCTACGGATTGCTTGGCATTGGTGTGTGGAATGATAATAATTAGATCTTTTTTAAATATTTTAAAACCGATTCTGGACTAGTCCGTCGAGGACAGAATCGGCTGCAGTTTAGCCCCTGCGAGTCATCGTTGCTCGAAGGGGTACGATTTGCCTAAGTGGCAGCTTAGGCGGGCGATCTATGCCGTATGAGGCGAAAAATCACCACTAGCACTACCCAGCCCACCAGCCAAACTATCGGATGGTAGTTGTCAGGCAGATCAGCTGTGATCACGGCGTCTGCTCTTTTTGGCGGGCTCGAGCACATAGACGAACACCGGCAGCGCGGCCGCGCTTAAGCTCGCAGCGGTCATCTGCAGGGTTAGTACCCAGTTTTTGCTGAGCGCCCAACTTGCCAAGATGGCAAAGTCGACTACCGCCGCCAGCAAGGCGCCGTTGAGCCGGCCCAGCGCCAGCCGCTTATCGGTAGCGATTGCCGACTCGATGTCATAGAACATATCAACCTCCGTTGGTAGTCGTGATAAGCCCAATCAAGCTAACCACAAAGAACAGCATTACGTCCGGGTATCGGCCGGAAACGAACTCCCACCGGCCGACCCATCGCCCCATTCGGTGGGCTTGCTCGCTGGGGTCTAAGAAAGCCGCCACAAGCAAGTTGACTTCCAACAAGAGGCAGAACAACAGCAGGACAGACCAGATGATAGGCATTTAAAGGTTCCTCCTCGACGAACTTATCTAACCTAACAACACTCAAACTGTGCTGTCAAATTTTGCTACAATACTCCAGATACTAATTGTGAGCAAAGCTAAAAAATATGACAGCACAGGAAATCCGGCAAAAGTATTTAGAATTTTTTAAAAAACAGGGGCACGCACTTATCCCCCGAGCGAATTTGCTGCCGCTGGGTGACCCAACTACGCTCTTTACCGGCTCGGGCATGCAGCCGCTCATTCAATATTTGTTGGGAGAAAAACACCCCAACGGCCAGCGGTTGGTTGATTCACAAACCTGTCTTAGGGCCGAGGATATCGACGAGGTTGGCGACAACCGGCACACCACTTTTTTTGAGATGCTGGGCAACTGGTCTTTGGGCGATTATTTTAAAGACGAACAGCTCGGCTGGTTTTTGGGTTTTTTGACCGAGGAAGTCGGACTAAGCTCAGACAAACTTTATGTCACTTGTTTCATTGGAGACGAAAGCTTAAAACTCCCGCGTGACGAAACCTCGGCCGCCATCTGGCAGAAATTGTTTAAAAGACACAGGCTCAAGGCCGAAACAGCTGATATCGGCAGCGCGGCCGATGGCTATAAGCGCGGCATTAAGCCAAACGAACGAATATTTTATTACGATGCCAGCAAAAATTGGTGGAGCCGGGCCGGCCTGCCTAACGAGATGCCTATAGGCGAGCCGGGTGGACCCGATAGCGAGGTGTTTTATGATTTTGGCACTGATCACGATCCGAAATACGGTGCCCAATGCCACCCAAACTGCGATTGTGGCCGATTTTTAGAAATCGGCAACTCGGTCTTTATGGAATACGTCAGAACCAAAGATGGCTTTAAGTCCTTACCAAATAAAAACGTGGATTTTGGCGGCGGACTGGAGCGCATTGCCGCTGCCAGCAATAATAACCCTGATGTATTTAAAATTTCTCTGATGTGGCCGGTGATTGAAAAACTGGCAGAGATGTCCGGTAAAAAATATGAGGATCATATCGAATCAAAACGAATTATTACCGACCACTTGCGCGCCGCCGTTTGGTTGGCAGTCGACGGGCTAGTGCCGAGCAACAAAGAGCAGGGCTACGTTATGCGCCGGCTGATTCGGCGGGCCGTGTTAAACGCCCATGAACTCGGTATTGAGCATGGTCTGAGCGAGGCAGTGGTACCGGTAGTCGTAAATACGTACAAAGCTGATTTCCCGGAAGTGGCGGAGCGAGCCGAGATGGCGGTTCAAACCATAGCCAAAGAAGAAAAAATCTTCCGCCAAACGTTAAAAAAAGGATTGCGTGAGTTCGAAAAATTGGCCATAACAATTTCTGTAAACAACAAAGAAGTAAAAGATACAAAACTTACGGATGCTTTCTATCCCTATATGAAAGGGGCGGATATTTTTATGCTTTACGACACCTACGGTTTTCCGGTTGAGCTCAGTCTGGAAGAGGCTAAAAAACGCGGCATAGAAGTTGATAGCAACTGGCGGCACGACTTTAATCATTTGATGGAAGAACAGCGAGCTCGTTCACGCACCGCCACCAAGGGCCAGTTTAAAGGTGGTTTGGGCGGCCAGAGCGACGCTCATAAACGGCTGCATACCGCTACTCACCTGCTGTACGCTACGCTAAAGACAGTTTTAGGCGACCACGTTATTCAGCGGGGGGCTAATATCACCAAAGAGCGTCTGCGGTTTGACTTTGAGCATCCCGGAAAACTGACCGACAAAGAAAAAGTCAAAGTCGAGAAGTTGATAAACCAACAAATCGATAAATGCCTGCCGGTTGGCTATACGGAATATCCAACCAGCGAAGCAATCAGTAAAGGTGCATTGGGCCAGTTTGGCGATAAATATGGAGACAAGGTCAAGGTCTACACCGTGGGCGAGGGCGATCAGCGTTATAGCTTTGAAATTTGCGGCGGCCCGCACGTCGATAATACCTGCGAACTAAAGGAAACCGGCAGGTTTAAAATTATCAAGGAAGAGTCCAGCTCATCAGGCATACGTCGAATCAAAGCTGTTTTGAAGTAATCAAAAAACTATATAATTAGTTATATAGTTTTTATAATTACAAAACCCCTGTTAGACAGGGGTTTTGCTGTTTGATATTATGTTTGATTTTAGAGTGAGAGAGGACAGATCCAGCCGGGGGTAGAAAACAAAAGAGAGGCCCAGGTGGCCCAAAGTCAGAAAACGTATTCAAATCGGAAGTGGCTTCCAACGCGAATTTGTTTTTTTGACCCTGGGCCTGGGCGTTGCACCGGGGCGGTTGGGGGGAGTTTTCGGGGCGAGGGGAGATGAGCGGGGAGCGCACAAGGCGCTGTTTTGCTACGGGGGCCGATCAGAGGGGGCGGGCTGGCGGTGCGAACGGATGCCAAGCATGGCGAGCTCCTTTCTTGGCGATCGACGTCGGTGGTTTTGGTGCGGGTGCGAGTTTTTGTTTTTTGTCAGCGTCCCGGCTGGATCTGTCGGGGACGATTTTCCGCTTGAGGCTTCAAGCAGAGCGTCTAAGTGTCATTGAATCAGGCTTATGCTTAAATGTCAAT
This region includes:
- the mnmA gene encoding tRNA 2-thiouridine(34) synthase MnmA, with protein sequence MRVFVGLSGGVDSSVTAALLKAQGHQVTGVFMKNWTKNIGGVVCPWRQDMLDAKRVAVQLGIPFIVFDFQREYKQKVVDYMISDYKAGRTPNPDVMCNQEIKFKLFLDTARENGADKIATGHYARVSLEQSTTNSQQPKRERFVLKTGVDKNKDQSYFLYRMTEKALARTLLPIGELSKPKVREIAKKNQLITAQKPDSQGICFVGEVGIDDFIKEFVQVKPGRIIDVVTGKVIGQHGGAVLYTIGQRHGLNIGGGLPYYVTATDVRKNLVYATKQLDNEHLWQAQIQLSDTHWINEPPKAKAGYSCRVRYRSKLLSCQVRAIRSGRATVILNRAERAITPGQSVVIYDNDEVLGGGIIS
- a CDS encoding alanine--tRNA ligase-related protein; this translates as MTAQEIRQKYLEFFKKQGHALIPRANLLPLGDPTTLFTGSGMQPLIQYLLGEKHPNGQRLVDSQTCLRAEDIDEVGDNRHTTFFEMLGNWSLGDYFKDEQLGWFLGFLTEEVGLSSDKLYVTCFIGDESLKLPRDETSAAIWQKLFKRHRLKAETADIGSAADGYKRGIKPNERIFYYDASKNWWSRAGLPNEMPIGEPGGPDSEVFYDFGTDHDPKYGAQCHPNCDCGRFLEIGNSVFMEYVRTKDGFKSLPNKNVDFGGGLERIAAASNNNPDVFKISLMWPVIEKLAEMSGKKYEDHIESKRIITDHLRAAVWLAVDGLVPSNKEQGYVMRRLIRRAVLNAHELGIEHGLSEAVVPVVVNTYKADFPEVAERAEMAVQTIAKEEKIFRQTLKKGLREFEKLAITISVNNKEVKDTKLTDAFYPYMKGADIFMLYDTYGFPVELSLEEAKKRGIEVDSNWRHDFNHLMEEQRARSRTATKGQFKGGLGGQSDAHKRLHTATHLLYATLKTVLGDHVIQRGANITKERLRFDFEHPGKLTDKEKVKVEKLINQQIDKCLPVGYTEYPTSEAISKGALGQFGDKYGDKVKVYTVGEGDQRYSFEICGGPHVDNTCELKETGRFKIIKEESSSSGIRRIKAVLK